In one window of Desulfomicrobium macestii DNA:
- the rplK gene encoding 50S ribosomal protein L11: MAKKINAIIKLQLPAGAANPSPPVGPALGQHGVNIMEFCKAYNAKTLNDKGTIIPVEITVFSDRSFTFITKTPPAAVLLVKAAKLQKGSGEPNKKKVGKVSMAQIEEIAKIKMPDLSAYDLNAACKTIMGTARSMGIEVE; encoded by the coding sequence ATGGCCAAAAAAATTAATGCAATAATCAAACTGCAACTTCCCGCAGGAGCTGCGAACCCTTCACCCCCGGTGGGCCCTGCCTTGGGTCAGCATGGTGTGAATATCATGGAGTTCTGTAAGGCGTACAACGCCAAGACTCTCAATGATAAGGGTACGATCATTCCGGTTGAGATCACGGTCTTTTCCGACCGTTCTTTCACCTTTATCACCAAGACTCCTCCGGCTGCAGTGCTTTTGGTCAAGGCTGCCAAGCTGCAAAAGGGATCTGGTGAGCCCAACAAGAAAAAGGTTGGGAAGGTGAGCATGGCTCAAATCGAGGAAATTGCGAAGATCAAGATGCCCGACCTTTCGGCTTATGATCTGAATGCCGCATGCAAGACCATTATGGGCACTGCACGCAGCATGGGAATTGAAGTGGAATAA